In Mixta intestinalis, the following are encoded in one genomic region:
- a CDS encoding manganese catalase family protein encodes MFHHSSKMQFPVRVEKPDPEFAMLLQQAIGGVEGEIRVAMQYFFQAMGARGDARIRDLLMSTATEELGHIEMLAYAVALNLEGAPLSYQEASAKDPVVNAIMGGMNPRHILSSGLAALPVNANGMPFDMSHIYASGNVAADMLANVTAEATGRVLATRLYNMTEDKGMKDFLSFLIARDTMHQQQWLAVIEEMGGLNASLPIPNSFPQEHEASGHAYYCLNTSLDKPLPKGRWCEGPSYDGNGEFTAKEKPEILGDEPLLGAARPGSGAQNEQISGAVPPTGTVK; translated from the coding sequence ATGTTCCATCACTCATCAAAGATGCAGTTTCCGGTACGGGTAGAGAAGCCCGATCCTGAGTTTGCGATGTTATTGCAACAGGCTATCGGCGGCGTTGAAGGCGAAATCCGCGTAGCGATGCAATATTTTTTCCAGGCGATGGGCGCACGCGGCGATGCACGTATCAGGGATCTGCTGATGTCAACCGCTACGGAAGAGCTGGGTCATATCGAAATGCTTGCTTATGCAGTTGCGCTGAACCTTGAGGGAGCGCCGCTTTCTTATCAGGAAGCGTCGGCTAAGGATCCGGTAGTGAATGCCATTATGGGCGGGATGAACCCACGCCACATTCTCTCCTCCGGTCTGGCTGCGCTGCCGGTAAACGCTAACGGCATGCCGTTTGATATGAGCCATATCTATGCTTCGGGTAACGTGGCGGCAGACATGCTGGCAAACGTAACGGCGGAAGCGACGGGCCGCGTACTGGCAACGCGCCTGTATAACATGACTGAAGATAAAGGAATGAAAGATTTCCTGTCGTTCCTGATTGCACGCGATACCATGCACCAGCAGCAGTGGCTGGCGGTGATCGAAGAGATGGGCGGCCTGAACGCCTCTCTGCCGATACCGAATAGCTTCCCGCAGGAGCATGAGGCTTCCGGGCACGCTTATTACTGCCTTAATACTTCGCTGGATAAACCGCTGCCGAAAGGACGCTGGTGCGAAGGTCCCTCTTATGATGGCAACGGTGAATTTACCGCAAAAGAGAAGCCCGAAATTTTGGGTGATGAACCGCTGCTGGGAGCGGCTCGTCCGGGTTCTGGCGCACAGAACGAGCAAATTTCCGGTGCAGTACCGCCGACCGGCACTGTGAAATAA
- a CDS encoding anti-adapter protein iraM gives MLYNVMDSLVCPLTGTVFTCAINSENLKLIIWYQGEKVARSGDVLDITENELAINGVTGDIAIITVMPFNRTNWALLSARTGCPANGPVRPVVACPQQQCRFPRCPYELEKASIACR, from the coding sequence ATGCTTTATAACGTCATGGATTCGCTGGTATGCCCTTTAACGGGTACCGTTTTTACCTGCGCCATAAACTCAGAAAATCTTAAATTAATAATCTGGTACCAGGGCGAGAAAGTTGCCCGGTCTGGTGACGTGCTGGATATTACGGAAAACGAACTGGCTATAAATGGCGTTACGGGTGATATCGCCATTATTACCGTAATGCCATTCAACCGTACCAATTGGGCGCTGCTTTCTGCCCGTACTGGATGCCCGGCAAACGGGCCGGTAAGGCCGGTTGTTGCCTGCCCACAGCAACAGTGTCGCTTTCCTCGCTGTCCTTACGAACTGGAAAAGGCATCGATTGCCTGTCGCTAA
- the mqo gene encoding malate dehydrogenase (quinone) yields the protein MSQSIKTCSALSLAVMLACSNAWADNTTEKTDVLLIGGGIMSASLGTLLHDLQPDWKQLMVEKLDGVALESSNGWNNAGTGHSANMELNYTPEREDGSIDVTKALEINEAFMISRQFWSSQVKRGVLNEPHSFINSTPHMSFVWGDKNVDYLTKRYKALQQTTLFQGMQFSTDQQQIKKWAPLIIEGRDPQQKVAATWTPVGTDVNYGEITRQLIGSLKKNNNFTLETSTEVTDFKRNGDNSWHVTVTDVKSGEKRAIDAKYVFIGAGGGALKLLQETGIPEADNYAGFPVGGSFLVSENPVIASQHGEKVYGQASVGAPPMSVPHLDARVLDGKRVVLFGPFATFSTKFLKNGSFLDLLSTTTTRNVIPMTDVGLDNFDLVKYLVGQVMLSDEDRFEALKEYYPGARKEDWKLIQAGQRVQIIKKDAEKGGVLKLGTEIVTDSQKTLAALLGASPGASTAAPISINVIKQLFPAQFNSPEWQSKLHAVVPSYGQKLNGNVALTQQVWDETAATLQLTKPPVIKMGGNAEATTAQPQQEAHAAAPQHDMAL from the coding sequence ATGTCACAATCCATCAAAACCTGTTCGGCACTATCTCTTGCAGTCATGCTGGCGTGTTCAAACGCCTGGGCTGATAACACCACGGAAAAAACCGACGTCCTGCTGATTGGCGGCGGGATTATGAGCGCCTCTTTAGGGACGCTGTTACACGATCTGCAACCGGACTGGAAACAGCTGATGGTTGAGAAGCTGGACGGCGTGGCGCTGGAATCCTCTAACGGCTGGAACAATGCCGGTACCGGGCATTCCGCCAATATGGAACTGAACTATACGCCGGAACGTGAGGATGGATCGATCGACGTCACCAAGGCGCTGGAAATCAATGAAGCCTTTATGATTTCGCGCCAGTTCTGGTCCTCACAGGTGAAGCGCGGTGTCTTAAACGAACCGCACTCCTTTATCAACTCAACGCCGCACATGAGCTTTGTCTGGGGCGACAAAAACGTTGATTATCTGACAAAACGCTATAAGGCGTTGCAGCAGACCACCCTGTTCCAGGGAATGCAGTTCTCTACCGATCAGCAGCAGATCAAAAAGTGGGCACCGCTGATTATTGAAGGCCGCGATCCGCAGCAGAAAGTCGCTGCCACCTGGACGCCGGTAGGCACCGACGTGAACTACGGCGAGATCACCCGCCAGCTGATCGGCAGCCTGAAAAAGAATAATAACTTCACGCTGGAAACCTCCACTGAAGTCACCGATTTTAAACGCAATGGCGATAACAGCTGGCACGTGACCGTGACCGATGTCAAAAGCGGTGAAAAACGCGCGATTGATGCCAAATATGTGTTTATCGGTGCCGGTGGCGGCGCGCTGAAGCTATTGCAGGAGACCGGCATACCGGAAGCGGATAACTATGCAGGCTTCCCGGTTGGCGGCTCCTTCCTGGTGTCCGAAAATCCGGTTATCGCCAGCCAGCACGGCGAGAAAGTCTACGGTCAGGCTTCCGTTGGCGCACCGCCGATGTCGGTACCGCACCTGGACGCCCGCGTTCTTGACGGCAAGCGCGTAGTGCTGTTCGGGCCATTCGCTACCTTCTCAACCAAGTTCCTGAAAAATGGTTCGTTCCTCGATCTGCTGAGCACCACCACCACCAGGAACGTGATTCCGATGACCGATGTCGGCCTGGATAACTTTGATCTGGTGAAATATCTGGTTGGTCAGGTCATGCTGAGCGATGAAGACCGCTTTGAAGCGCTGAAAGAATACTACCCTGGCGCACGTAAAGAAGACTGGAAACTGATCCAGGCGGGTCAGCGCGTTCAGATCATCAAGAAAGATGCGGAAAAAGGCGGCGTGTTGAAGCTGGGTACGGAAATCGTCACCGACAGTCAGAAAACGCTGGCGGCCCTGCTGGGCGCTTCGCCGGGTGCCTCTACTGCCGCGCCGATCTCGATTAACGTGATCAAGCAGCTCTTCCCGGCACAGTTTAACTCGCCGGAATGGCAGAGCAAGCTGCACGCTGTGGTTCCGAGCTATGGACAGAAGCTGAATGGTAACGTTGCGCTGACCCAACAGGTATGGGACGAAACGGCTGCCACGCTGCAACTGACCAAACCGCCGGTAATTAAGATGGGCGGCAACGCTGAGGCAACGACAGCTCAGCCGCAGCAGGAAGCTCATGCCGCTGCGCCGCAGCACGATATGGCGCTGTAA
- a CDS encoding c-type cytochrome yields the protein MRLRLSSLGLLLALAGSAQAMSQGEYVARAADCVACHSAENGAPLAGGVAFSTPVGAVYATNITPDREYGIGNYSFEDFDRAMRQGIAKDGHHLYPAMPYTAYAKMSETDMRALYQWLMHEVPAQPVANRDSDIPWPLSMRWPLALWKQLFHRDEGWQPQTQQSERWNRGAYLVEGPGHCGSCHTPRGWAMQEQALDNGDARYLSGAELDGWYAPSLRGLPPEETVSLLKTGHSAHSAIAGPMGEVVQHSTQYLTDEDLQAIAVYLRSLPATAPGVAGAPAASVMQAGQQTYAMYCSTCHGAKGEGVPNVIPALSGNIALTADNPLTALRVVLDGAQTPVTAEHMTQTMPGYGWTLSDRQAADLMSYLRGSWGNQAAPVTAQQVEQARQLNVQHR from the coding sequence ATGAGGCTGCGTTTATCCTCCCTCGGCCTGCTGCTGGCGTTAGCCGGCAGCGCCCAGGCCATGTCGCAGGGCGAATATGTTGCACGCGCCGCCGACTGCGTTGCCTGCCACAGCGCGGAAAATGGCGCGCCGCTGGCGGGTGGCGTAGCGTTTTCCACGCCCGTTGGCGCGGTCTATGCCACCAATATCACCCCGGACAGGGAATATGGCATCGGCAATTACAGCTTTGAAGATTTCGATCGCGCCATGCGCCAGGGCATAGCAAAGGATGGGCATCATCTCTACCCCGCTATGCCTTATACCGCCTATGCCAAAATGAGCGAGACGGATATGCGCGCGCTTTATCAATGGCTGATGCATGAGGTGCCTGCGCAGCCGGTTGCCAACCGTGACAGCGACATTCCCTGGCCGCTGTCGATGCGCTGGCCGCTGGCGCTGTGGAAGCAGTTGTTCCATCGTGATGAGGGCTGGCAACCGCAGACGCAGCAGAGCGAACGGTGGAACCGCGGCGCTTATCTGGTGGAAGGGCCGGGCCACTGCGGTAGCTGCCATACGCCGCGCGGCTGGGCCATGCAGGAGCAGGCGCTGGATAACGGTGACGCACGTTACCTGAGCGGCGCCGAACTTGACGGCTGGTATGCCCCTTCGCTGCGCGGCCTGCCGCCTGAAGAGACGGTAAGCCTGTTGAAAACCGGCCACAGCGCGCACAGCGCCATTGCCGGGCCAATGGGCGAAGTAGTGCAGCACAGTACGCAATATCTTACCGATGAGGATTTGCAGGCGATCGCCGTTTATCTGCGCAGCCTGCCCGCCACCGCACCGGGAGTTGCTGGCGCACCGGCGGCCAGCGTGATGCAGGCGGGCCAGCAAACCTATGCAATGTACTGCTCTACCTGCCACGGCGCTAAAGGCGAAGGTGTACCGAACGTGATCCCGGCGCTTTCCGGTAATATCGCGCTGACGGCGGACAATCCGCTGACCGCGCTGCGCGTGGTACTGGACGGAGCGCAGACGCCAGTCACCGCTGAACATATGACGCAGACGATGCCGGGTTACGGCTGGACGTTAAGCGACCGGCAGGCTGCTGATTTAATGAGCTACCTGCGCGGTAGCTGGGGCAATCAGGCAGCGCCGGTTACGGCGCAGCAGGTTGAGCAAGCACGACAGCTAAACGTGCAGCATCGCTAA
- a CDS encoding autotransporter outer membrane beta-barrel domain-containing protein, with amino-acid sequence MKKRVNPVPLTILATVIHSTLAHASISDNLFDPDNWRANIIYNGSGDLSLSYMTLNSASEDKPTAGILYYDKSNSSVGNNIKLHDINIKTSNLKLYDDSEYHDNYQDYLAYGVINGSDLKDKNLSISVTGNSLVEIESKVLNRFVNGYQDLSAGLAVLNEGKGNTTITTGNNVKILIKSGGGTGIFSNIGYGIESIINNGVIISGAGLISNGITLAGPSKNRISCKEQDCYSYIGNDGLIDVSGMTSSAILVKNTGDKNIFIENKGSIIARNEASGIKSDWANYYPESGEVSIINDGTIMVESGGKGIVSYLSKNKITTITNNGVILDNIDAARRWGHVVGISYESDTSSSQASIVNNGKVLINQGGFAIQAESGGNVEIVNDGEISSQQSDFAAIYLYKLKQDGFSSVKNNNLIRTNGNTSHGIYYKGREGYAYGDFLIENKGSIYTSGDSSDGVKLTLSAINYDVKNEGEIIAIGDGASAINIDDFAGRTSIDMAWMNIHLGDKSEVIGGLKDGAGIKIINGRYALAENDSYFSISNSGAISALNNQAITVTNVQHESIGKPWEPVDGVNYADVLTKISPYVYNRIWFNLQNAGIITGNISVSAVGTKFYNLKNGVFELESINALGKQQQAWMDFYPNATHEINSIDENEDWSYIRATEGYSTFQNYGTIRFSDNMRDSSDGIFRGLNYFYAEADSVIDLTTNNPASANGFGRNNVGAGDVLRITGATYFFPDKKTEYKSGGGILRLNTDLTTASAANVFDRLTDRLVVDRTQLSHGLPTWIDIVPTARSRLQAKQTAGDGFLLVQVNDKKYSSKDAFRLLHPVVASKYEYILGIKEGDWYLTSSCTGGMTCYGSNEKKLYNPATGAWLANQAAMTAMMSHSLADRQSSPAQAGSMTNGLTRKLATSQNIAKKAQAFAMLNNLAWQQDALYSPVWVQYSGSTRYSNPVFGTLNNKTRSDVMRIGGDLKRTQWLSGDVHLGFMNTMGNSRADIASRATGTKARGEVSGYSSGLYGTWFSDAESGHGLYTDVWVQAGYFTSEIKGQAQASEKYHSRIVSSSVESGYTFAFNGGNLEDGGFTVTPQAQLTYHRLSAGNVRDSNGMEVSAGSKGGAVSRVGLRVASGKKEALPGKNVRLNAFVESHFVRSGLNNSLDFDGAALADNQAKNSLESKFGVQLKVGERAELNSTLNHQLRKGDRDNYGAYAGLTLRF; translated from the coding sequence ATGAAAAAGCGCGTTAATCCAGTACCTCTTACTATTCTGGCGACTGTCATCCACTCAACGCTTGCACACGCAAGCATTAGCGATAACCTGTTTGATCCGGATAACTGGCGGGCCAATATCATTTATAACGGCAGCGGCGATCTCTCGCTGAGTTATATGACGCTAAATTCCGCATCTGAGGATAAGCCGACGGCTGGTATACTTTACTATGATAAGTCTAATAGTTCTGTAGGAAACAATATCAAACTTCATGATATTAATATTAAAACATCAAATCTTAAATTATATGATGACTCAGAATACCATGATAATTACCAAGATTATTTAGCATATGGAGTGATTAATGGGAGTGATTTAAAAGATAAGAACCTGTCGATTTCAGTAACCGGTAATAGTCTTGTAGAGATTGAAAGTAAAGTGTTGAATCGATTTGTAAATGGATATCAAGATTTGTCGGCGGGATTGGCTGTTTTGAATGAAGGTAAAGGTAACACTACCATAACAACCGGGAATAACGTAAAGATACTTATCAAAAGTGGTGGCGGAACAGGTATTTTTTCTAATATAGGATATGGCATTGAATCTATTATTAATAATGGAGTGATCATTTCAGGAGCAGGATTGATATCAAACGGCATAACATTAGCGGGGCCTTCTAAAAATAGAATTTCCTGTAAAGAACAAGACTGTTATTCATATATAGGAAACGATGGTTTAATTGATGTTTCTGGTATGACATCATCAGCGATTTTAGTGAAAAATACCGGCGATAAAAATATTTTCATTGAAAATAAAGGGAGTATCATTGCCCGTAATGAAGCTTCGGGCATAAAGAGCGATTGGGCGAACTATTATCCTGAATCTGGAGAGGTTTCCATAATTAATGACGGAACTATAATGGTAGAATCAGGTGGCAAAGGAATCGTTAGTTATCTTAGTAAAAATAAAATCACTACTATTACTAATAACGGAGTGATCCTGGATAATATTGATGCAGCCAGACGTTGGGGGCATGTGGTGGGGATTTCTTATGAAAGTGATACATCGAGTAGCCAGGCTTCGATTGTTAATAACGGAAAGGTTTTAATTAATCAGGGTGGGTTTGCAATTCAGGCGGAATCAGGTGGTAACGTGGAGATTGTTAATGATGGGGAAATTTCTAGTCAACAATCTGATTTTGCAGCTATATACTTATATAAGTTAAAACAGGATGGGTTTTCTAGTGTAAAAAATAATAATTTGATTAGAACCAATGGAAATACTTCGCACGGTATTTATTATAAGGGGCGAGAAGGTTATGCGTATGGGGATTTTCTTATTGAGAATAAAGGATCTATTTATACATCAGGTGATAGTTCTGATGGTGTAAAGTTGACTTTGTCAGCTATTAATTATGATGTTAAGAATGAAGGTGAAATAATAGCAATTGGAGATGGTGCATCAGCAATTAATATCGATGACTTTGCGGGGAGAACATCGATTGATATGGCATGGATGAATATTCATTTAGGCGATAAATCAGAAGTTATTGGCGGCCTGAAGGATGGAGCTGGCATCAAGATAATAAACGGCAGATACGCGCTTGCAGAAAATGACAGTTATTTTTCTATTAGTAACTCAGGGGCGATTTCTGCTTTAAATAACCAGGCGATTACTGTTACTAATGTCCAGCATGAAAGTATTGGAAAACCCTGGGAGCCGGTTGATGGAGTAAACTATGCGGATGTTTTGACAAAAATTTCCCCCTACGTTTACAATAGAATATGGTTTAACTTGCAAAATGCGGGGATTATTACTGGGAATATCTCGGTTAGCGCTGTTGGAACTAAATTTTATAATCTAAAAAACGGAGTTTTTGAGCTGGAGAGTATTAATGCATTGGGTAAGCAGCAACAGGCCTGGATGGATTTTTATCCCAATGCCACCCATGAAATTAACAGTATTGACGAAAATGAAGACTGGAGTTATATAAGGGCAACGGAAGGTTACTCAACCTTTCAGAATTATGGCACCATTCGTTTTTCTGACAATATGCGTGATAGCAGTGACGGGATCTTCCGGGGATTAAATTATTTTTATGCGGAGGCCGACAGCGTAATTGACTTAACCACTAATAACCCGGCGTCTGCCAACGGATTTGGTCGCAATAACGTTGGTGCCGGTGACGTGCTGCGCATTACCGGTGCCACGTATTTTTTCCCGGATAAAAAGACAGAGTATAAATCTGGGGGCGGAATTTTACGCTTAAATACCGACTTAACCACCGCCAGCGCCGCTAATGTGTTCGATCGCCTGACCGACCGGCTTGTTGTGGATAGAACACAGTTATCGCATGGTTTACCTACCTGGATTGATATCGTACCCACGGCCAGGAGCCGTTTGCAGGCGAAGCAGACCGCTGGAGACGGCTTCCTGCTGGTACAGGTGAACGATAAAAAATATTCCAGCAAAGACGCCTTCCGGCTGCTCCATCCGGTTGTCGCCTCGAAATATGAATATATCCTGGGTATAAAAGAGGGCGACTGGTACCTGACCAGCAGCTGCACCGGCGGCATGACCTGCTACGGCAGCAACGAGAAGAAGCTCTACAACCCGGCGACGGGGGCCTGGCTGGCAAACCAGGCGGCGATGACGGCGATGATGTCGCACTCGTTGGCTGACCGGCAAAGCTCTCCGGCGCAGGCGGGCAGCATGACGAACGGGCTGACGCGCAAACTGGCCACCTCGCAGAACATCGCGAAGAAAGCGCAGGCGTTCGCCATGCTGAACAACCTCGCCTGGCAGCAGGACGCGCTCTACTCCCCGGTCTGGGTGCAGTACTCCGGCAGCACGCGCTATTCCAATCCGGTTTTTGGCACGCTGAATAACAAGACGCGCAGCGACGTGATGCGCATTGGCGGCGATCTGAAGCGCACGCAATGGCTCTCCGGCGACGTGCACCTCGGCTTTATGAACACCATGGGCAACAGCCGCGCCGATATCGCCAGCAGGGCGACGGGAACGAAGGCGCGCGGCGAGGTATCGGGCTACAGCAGCGGGCTGTACGGCACCTGGTTCAGCGATGCGGAGTCAGGCCATGGCTTATACACCGACGTATGGGTGCAGGCAGGCTACTTTACCAGTGAAATAAAAGGGCAGGCGCAGGCCAGCGAGAAGTACCACAGCCGCATCGTGAGCAGCTCGGTGGAAAGTGGCTACACCTTTGCGTTTAACGGCGGCAACCTGGAAGACGGCGGCTTTACCGTCACGCCGCAGGCGCAGCTGACCTATCACCGCCTCTCAGCGGGCAACGTGCGGGACAGCAACGGCATGGAGGTAAGCGCGGGAAGTAAGGGTGGCGCGGTGAGCCGGGTGGGGCTGCGTGTGGCCAGCGGTAAAAAAGAGGCGTTGCCGGGCAAAAACGTGCGGCTCAACGCGTTCGTGGAAAGCCACTTCGTCAGGAGCGGGCTGAACAACTCGCTCGATTTTGACGGCGCGGCGCTGGCGGACAACCAGGCGAAAAACAGCCTTGAAAGCAAGTTCGGCGTGCAGCTGAAGGTGGGCGAGAGGGCTGAGCTGAACAGCACCCTGAACCACCAGCTGCGCAAGGGAGACCGGGATAACTACGGTGCCTATGCCGGCCTCACGCTGCGCTTCTGA
- a CDS encoding NAD(P)-binding protein — MGITRRDFLNGVAITVAAGLTPMQILRASPLTAQKTLYYPPALTGLRGNHPGSFEHAHQLGRDGKGFDFANVSVEEKYDLVVVGAGISGLAAACFWQQLKGKDQRILLIDNHDDFGGHAKRNELDSGNATLLGYGGSESLQSPRSNFSAVAMGLLKSLGVSVDGLEQAFDKTFYPDLNLSRGVYFDKRNFGVDKLVSGDPGRMVADDIPRDRLNGRSYQAFINDFPLPESDRQALIALHTIDKDYLPDLSVEEKVEWLDTHSYSQFLRDKVGLSEMAIRYFQQTTSDFQAVGIDATSCSDARICDLPGLNGMKLPPLDAESLADLEDPYVFHFPDGNASLARLMVRHLIPQVAPAGKDMQDIVLATFDYSQLDRPSWPVRLRLSSTGLHVANVSDGVEVCYMTGDRLHKVHAGQVVMAGYNMMIPYLVPEMSQQQQEALKQNVKAPLVYSKVLIRNWQPFIQLGVHEVYCPTAPYCRVKLDYPVDLGGYRHPRDPSQPIGLHMVSVPTLPGSGLSPREQARKGRAQLLGTSFEQHERLIREQLQGMLGAAGFNHQRDILAITVNRWSHGYSYFLNGLFDDEDEAQKIITTARQPIGNITIANSDSDWSPYANSAIDQAWRAVNELVNSHAKEEA; from the coding sequence ATGGGCATCACACGTCGCGATTTTCTCAATGGCGTCGCCATTACCGTTGCTGCCGGGCTAACGCCGATGCAAATTCTGCGTGCATCGCCACTAACGGCGCAAAAAACGCTTTATTATCCACCTGCCCTGACCGGCCTGCGCGGTAACCATCCCGGCTCCTTTGAACATGCGCATCAGCTGGGGCGCGATGGCAAAGGCTTCGATTTTGCTAACGTGTCGGTAGAGGAAAAATACGATCTGGTAGTGGTCGGTGCCGGGATCAGCGGTCTGGCCGCCGCCTGTTTCTGGCAGCAGCTGAAAGGTAAGGATCAGCGGATCCTGCTGATTGATAACCACGATGATTTTGGCGGTCACGCCAAACGTAACGAGCTGGACAGCGGCAATGCTACCCTGCTCGGCTACGGCGGCAGCGAATCGCTACAGTCGCCGCGATCTAACTTTAGCGCGGTCGCGATGGGCCTGCTGAAATCACTCGGCGTCAGCGTTGACGGGCTGGAACAGGCGTTTGATAAAACATTTTATCCCGATTTGAACCTGAGCCGCGGCGTCTATTTTGATAAACGAAACTTCGGCGTCGATAAGCTGGTCAGCGGCGATCCGGGCCGGATGGTGGCGGATGACATTCCACGCGATCGGCTGAACGGGCGCTCTTATCAGGCCTTTATCAACGATTTTCCGCTGCCGGAAAGCGATCGCCAGGCGCTGATTGCGCTACACACCATCGATAAAGACTATCTGCCCGATCTTAGCGTGGAAGAAAAAGTTGAGTGGCTCGATACCCACAGCTATAGCCAGTTTCTGCGCGATAAGGTTGGCCTGAGTGAAATGGCGATCCGCTATTTTCAGCAGACCACCAGCGATTTTCAGGCGGTTGGCATTGACGCCACCTCATGCAGCGACGCGCGCATTTGCGATCTGCCGGGCCTGAACGGTATGAAGCTGCCGCCGCTGGATGCGGAATCGCTGGCGGATCTGGAAGATCCCTACGTTTTTCACTTCCCGGACGGCAACGCTTCGCTGGCGCGTCTGATGGTGCGCCATTTGATCCCGCAGGTCGCCCCGGCAGGCAAAGATATGCAGGATATCGTGCTGGCGACGTTCGATTACTCGCAGCTCGATCGTCCCTCCTGGCCGGTCAGACTGCGCCTGAGCAGCACCGGGCTGCACGTTGCTAACGTCAGCGATGGCGTAGAGGTGTGCTATATGACCGGCGACAGGCTGCACAAAGTCCATGCCGGTCAGGTAGTAATGGCGGGATACAATATGATGATCCCCTACCTGGTGCCGGAAATGTCGCAGCAGCAACAGGAGGCGCTGAAGCAAAACGTCAAGGCACCGCTGGTCTACAGCAAAGTACTGATCCGTAACTGGCAGCCGTTTATTCAGCTCGGCGTGCATGAGGTCTACTGCCCAACCGCACCCTACTGCCGCGTGAAGCTCGATTATCCGGTCGATCTGGGCGGCTATCGACATCCACGCGATCCGAGCCAGCCGATAGGCCTGCATATGGTTTCCGTACCGACGCTGCCCGGCAGCGGCCTGAGCCCGCGCGAACAGGCACGAAAAGGTCGCGCGCAGCTACTCGGCACCTCTTTTGAGCAGCACGAACGGCTGATCCGGGAACAGTTACAGGGCATGCTGGGCGCGGCCGGCTTCAATCACCAGCGCGATATCCTGGCGATTACCGTTAACCGCTGGTCACATGGCTACTCTTACTTCCTCAACGGGTTGTTTGACGATGAGGATGAGGCGCAAAAAATTATCACTACCGCACGTCAGCCGATAGGCAATATCACTATCGCTAATTCCGATTCTGACTGGAGCCCCTACGCTAACTCCGCTATCGATCAGGCCTGGCGTGCGGTTAACGAACTGGTAAATAGTCATGCGAAGGAGGAAGCATGA
- a CDS encoding biofilm development regulator YmgB/AriR family protein: MGQETGTEMQIADYFRQSASQRLNESEMIGALTKHIARKKETFSEKVLLAGLLEKLETESDAIKLQVYRQALEILLKRR; the protein is encoded by the coding sequence ATGGGTCAGGAGACCGGCACAGAAATGCAGATTGCTGACTATTTCAGGCAGTCAGCGTCACAGCGGTTGAACGAAAGCGAAATGATTGGTGCGCTGACAAAGCATATCGCGCGTAAGAAAGAGACGTTTAGTGAAAAGGTGTTACTTGCGGGCCTGCTGGAAAAACTTGAAACGGAAAGCGACGCAATAAAGCTACAGGTTTATCGTCAGGCGTTAGAGATATTGCTGAAAAGACGCTAA
- a CDS encoding DksA/TraR family C4-type zinc finger protein, which yields MASGWASDEAVNEQINSTVNDGVERARQAIGQGESERYCQECGEAIPEARRQALKGVRYCLACQMELDKQQNSLSLYNRRGSKDSQLR from the coding sequence ATGGCCAGCGGCTGGGCTTCTGACGAAGCCGTTAACGAACAAATTAACAGCACGGTTAATGATGGTGTCGAGCGCGCACGTCAGGCGATCGGGCAGGGCGAAAGCGAGCGTTATTGCCAGGAATGTGGTGAAGCGATCCCTGAAGCCAGACGTCAGGCGCTAAAAGGGGTCAGATACTGCCTGGCCTGCCAGATGGAACTGGATAAACAGCAAAATAGCCTTAGCCTCTATAATCGTCGCGGCAGTAAAGATAGCCAGCTCAGATAG